A single region of the Natronorubrum daqingense genome encodes:
- a CDS encoding shikimate kinase, translated as MDGRAVAPAAGTVLNALATGTGSAFAIDLETTATVDLADDGDIDAAIAGEPEADTTLIERCVELTLSEYAETAGLEPSTVGARVETDSEVPMASGLKSSSAAANATVLATLDALEIADAVERISACRVGVQAARDAGVTVTGAFDDASASMLGGVTVTDNSAEKLLAHEEIDWHALVYTPPVQSFSADADVTACKRIAPMADLVAELALDGRYGEAMTVNGFAFCGALEFSTAPMIDALPDVAGVSLSGTGPSYVAVGDRETLEAVQTDWAERDGTTRLLQTRTDGTQVR; from the coding sequence ATGGACGGCCGCGCCGTCGCTCCGGCAGCCGGAACGGTTCTGAACGCACTCGCGACCGGAACGGGCTCTGCCTTTGCGATCGACCTCGAGACGACAGCTACCGTCGACCTCGCCGACGATGGAGACATCGATGCGGCCATCGCGGGCGAACCCGAAGCCGACACGACGCTCATCGAGCGCTGCGTCGAACTGACGCTCAGCGAGTACGCAGAAACTGCGGGCCTCGAGCCATCGACCGTCGGTGCCCGCGTCGAGACGGACAGCGAGGTCCCGATGGCATCGGGACTGAAAAGCTCGAGCGCCGCGGCGAACGCGACCGTGCTCGCGACGCTCGACGCGCTCGAGATTGCGGACGCGGTCGAGCGGATTTCGGCGTGTCGAGTCGGTGTTCAGGCCGCACGCGACGCGGGTGTGACGGTTACGGGCGCGTTCGACGACGCCAGCGCGAGCATGCTCGGCGGCGTGACGGTCACTGACAACTCGGCCGAGAAACTCCTCGCCCACGAAGAAATCGACTGGCACGCACTGGTGTACACCCCGCCGGTTCAGTCGTTTAGCGCCGACGCCGACGTCACCGCGTGCAAACGGATCGCGCCGATGGCCGATCTCGTCGCCGAACTGGCGCTCGACGGCCGCTACGGCGAGGCGATGACCGTCAACGGCTTCGCGTTCTGTGGCGCACTCGAGTTCTCGACGGCACCCATGATCGACGCGCTCCCCGACGTTGCGGGCGTCTCTCTTTCGGGGACGGGCCCGAGTTACGTCGCCGTCGGTGACAGAGAGACGCTCGAGGCGGTTCAGACGGACTGGGCCGAGCGTGACGGAACGACACGGTTACTGCAAACACGAACCGATGGAACACAGGTACGATGA
- a CDS encoding chorismate mutase — MTRESETATDGGTDARTPDEMTLDELREEIQSIDREIVELIAQRTYVADTIAQVKDEQGLPTTDESQEQQVMDRAGTNAEQFDVDANLVKAIFRLLIELNKVEQRENR, encoded by the coding sequence ATGACTCGAGAATCTGAGACAGCAACTGACGGTGGAACGGATGCCCGAACGCCCGACGAGATGACCCTCGACGAACTGCGCGAGGAAATTCAATCGATCGATCGCGAGATCGTCGAACTCATCGCCCAGCGAACGTACGTTGCGGACACGATAGCACAGGTCAAAGACGAGCAGGGACTCCCGACGACCGACGAGTCCCAAGAACAACAGGTGATGGATCGGGCAGGGACGAACGCGGAACAATTCGACGTCGATGCGAACCTCGTCAAGGCGATTTTCCGACTGTTGATCGAATTGAACAAAGTAGAGCAGCGTGAGAATCGGTAG
- a CDS encoding twitching motility protein PilT: MTVSVETDFLLALAKDTDWLQGSAEDALGEYDVKTHLVSRLLLARERYEFDYVPLVANLLELVPVRDEEETQVVLNGVNYYDEGMTPFDAFHAATTETREMDVLSSEKDSEDIEVERVPLEPTDE; encoded by the coding sequence ATGACGGTGTCCGTCGAGACGGATTTCCTACTCGCACTCGCCAAAGACACTGATTGGTTGCAGGGCTCCGCTGAGGACGCCCTCGGCGAGTACGACGTCAAAACTCATCTCGTATCTCGACTCCTTCTCGCTCGAGAACGCTACGAGTTCGACTACGTTCCGCTGGTGGCGAACCTGCTCGAGCTCGTCCCTGTGCGAGACGAGGAAGAGACACAGGTGGTTCTGAACGGTGTCAACTACTACGACGAGGGAATGACGCCGTTCGACGCCTTCCACGCGGCGACTACGGAAACGCGAGAGATGGACGTACTCTCCTCTGAGAAGGACTCCGAAGACATCGAGGTGGAACGAGTCCCGCTAGAACCTACTGATGAATGA
- a CDS encoding arsenic resistance protein: protein MKYVEKYQSVFVLVAIVGGLVLGQVTGVPAVADQLILPFLMVMLFAAFTGIPLSRLWSAFRNRRVVGSSLLINFIWSPLLAVGLGALFLRDHPALWVGLIMLMVTPCTDWYLIFTDIADGDVPLATSVLPYNLVLQLILLPIYLYAFAGELIALPLDVLLESVLLVLVVPLVFGGTARIGLVRTKGQQWFTQRFLPKLSPIQIVFLSLAIGAMFASQGEVIRENPGLLALLAVPVIAFYAITLGIGFGVGRLLSFSYEEMVCFNNTILSRNSPTALAIAVVAFPHEPLIPLALVIGPLLELPLLGIIAQIHIGIKNRGWWPFDPAILCSRG, encoded by the coding sequence ATGAAGTACGTCGAAAAATACCAGTCGGTATTTGTTCTGGTTGCCATCGTTGGTGGATTGGTGCTCGGACAAGTGACTGGTGTCCCTGCCGTTGCAGATCAACTGATTCTGCCGTTTTTGATGGTAATGCTGTTTGCAGCGTTCACTGGAATCCCACTTTCACGACTCTGGTCGGCGTTCAGAAACCGGCGTGTCGTCGGGTCGAGCCTCCTGATTAACTTCATCTGGAGTCCATTGTTAGCCGTTGGTTTGGGAGCCCTTTTCCTTCGCGATCATCCGGCACTGTGGGTTGGTCTCATCATGTTGATGGTCACGCCATGTACGGACTGGTATCTCATCTTCACCGATATCGCCGACGGGGACGTTCCGCTAGCGACCTCCGTTCTCCCGTATAACCTCGTCCTCCAACTGATTCTGCTTCCGATCTACCTGTACGCATTCGCAGGAGAACTGATTGCGTTACCGTTGGATGTCTTACTAGAGAGCGTCTTACTCGTCCTCGTCGTTCCACTCGTTTTCGGTGGGACTGCCCGTATTGGATTGGTTCGGACAAAGGGTCAACAGTGGTTCACACAGCGGTTTCTTCCAAAACTCAGTCCGATACAGATCGTCTTCTTGAGCCTCGCTATCGGGGCGATGTTCGCCTCACAGGGGGAAGTTATCCGTGAAAACCCCGGACTGCTCGCACTGCTTGCTGTTCCCGTGATCGCCTTCTATGCAATTACCCTCGGGATCGGTTTCGGCGTGGGTCGCTTGCTGTCGTTCTCCTACGAAGAAATGGTCTGCTTCAACAACACCATCCTCTCACGAAACTCCCCGACAGCGCTTGCGATTGCGGTTGTCGCGTTTCCACACGAACCGCTCATTCCACTGGCTCTAGTCATCGGGCCGCTGCTAGAACTCCCGCTGTTAGGAATCATCGCTCAAATTCACATCGGGATCAAAAATCGGGGGTGGTGGCCGTTCGATCCCGCTATCTTGTGTAGCAGAGGCTGA
- a CDS encoding Eco57I restriction-modification methylase domain-containing protein, whose protein sequence is MQPTRPYRTNRDLFSNHYLDEQLPKTDAWRDVDDGELRAAFDAVSELWEREQETAPKRNESQLEETFIRPIFRMLGIPFEVEATTDRTRRRPDYAFFDAAETARDAYDRRGEGGEFYANALAVADAKRWGRPLDTRGSGEHRRDFENPSYQIHVYLQETPAEWAVLTDGKRWRLYYGPTSHRLDSYYEIDLPALLEGGDLSDFKYFYLFFRHEAFLADGRGERFLDDVYAESSVFAQELGADLQANIYEAITVLAEGYLEYPENDLGEADLELVHDSSLIYLYRLIFVLYAESDGRDLLDTSNEIYERSYSLHSLKQTVADELDGPTNAYHGWQNTLESRVADLFALIDQGSESLGIPPEKLSVPAYNGGLFRTDPDETDSPEARFLATHSIGDEHLATVIDLLTRSEAIEGDGKTFVDYSSLDVRHLGSIYEGLLEYQLSIADEPMALEDGEYVVVEEGEAGDDIAVADGDVYLSTDSGKRKATGSYYTPEPVVEYIVEETLEPLVAEIRQDLVGQSAHGTDRGFADEFAEQVFELNVLDPAMGSGHFLTNAVDYLAREIVDAQERQAAQDGLESVDDDHDINWARRQVAQRCIYGVDLNPLAVELAKVSLWLRTLAAEQPLAFLDHHLKAGNSLVGSDIESIEGLESAGASGGQNATLADFGIARKGTIEQLLHIYQDFIAIENRDLADVKQMEAKYDEFERNKLRRRLEAMAHVQTAADVGLSVPDGAYERMAWSLEDDSRWADLEQTEWFRTAREWAARDRYFHWRLEYPEVFYTDSGAERESGGFDAVIGNPPWVRSITLKRADADLWNYYGTQYEAASSGEFDSYLCFIEHGLELLADDGEFGYIVPNKWLTSQAGESLRSYLGERGDLERLVDFGPHQLFDGITTYSCVLLANGDETQDVDIWQLVEPASEGETPLPDDDSEWRNGTVDRETLGESPWSFDIGPLGELFDRLSENPTLGDIASVFKGIGTNADPVYLLERTEGGYYSSELERVVELEDELLEPALKGSDIDRYTFDRDRVLLFPYETTDAGVELYSKETLETEFPKTWSYLTEVRETLEDRESGRYRDTPEWYQFGRPQNMRRAREAKVVVPDVVDEGTAAVDADGRAILDTVYGIQSEAYDKRFLTALLNSDLLSAFLTHTGTDLRGGYVRMKTAYLDPFPVPSLEFDGAIDSLSADRLTDLEAYATGEIETLTIERTRPRELYETVCSAVDRRQQYTARLDELNLRLRDYLGRYDDGNALEELPEYQPPAGVADSILSETTATRDGLRLGSVDVEAGGSTLTVRASARYKPDDDAAFDTDRWGYAETALEPAITFVDLDDATRVLVREFVPVALEEADGFANVRETATKTNSLIDRLNALTLPAVGDVETGLEQFRQTKSAAETLEFQIERVDQVIEESLYDLYGLTDEEVAALEQVIGE, encoded by the coding sequence ATGCAGCCAACACGTCCCTACCGAACGAATCGTGATCTATTTTCGAATCACTACCTCGACGAGCAACTCCCCAAAACCGACGCGTGGCGTGACGTCGACGACGGCGAGTTGCGAGCGGCCTTCGACGCCGTCTCCGAGCTGTGGGAACGCGAGCAAGAGACGGCCCCGAAACGCAACGAATCGCAACTCGAGGAGACGTTCATCCGGCCGATCTTTCGAATGCTGGGGATTCCATTCGAGGTCGAAGCGACGACGGATCGGACCCGGAGACGACCCGATTACGCGTTCTTCGACGCCGCGGAAACCGCTCGAGATGCGTACGATCGACGTGGGGAGGGAGGCGAGTTCTACGCGAACGCGCTCGCGGTCGCGGACGCCAAACGCTGGGGTCGGCCACTCGACACCCGCGGCAGCGGCGAACACCGGCGCGACTTCGAGAATCCGAGCTACCAGATCCACGTCTACTTACAGGAGACGCCGGCCGAGTGGGCCGTCCTCACCGACGGGAAACGCTGGCGACTCTACTACGGGCCGACGAGCCACCGACTCGACTCCTACTACGAAATCGACCTCCCGGCGCTCCTCGAAGGCGGCGATCTTTCGGACTTCAAGTACTTCTACCTCTTCTTCCGTCACGAGGCGTTCCTCGCGGACGGCCGCGGCGAACGGTTTCTCGACGACGTCTACGCCGAGTCGAGCGTCTTCGCGCAGGAACTCGGCGCGGATCTTCAGGCCAACATCTACGAAGCGATCACGGTCCTCGCGGAGGGCTACCTCGAGTATCCCGAAAACGACCTCGGCGAGGCGGACCTCGAGCTCGTCCACGACAGTTCGCTCATCTACCTGTACCGCCTGATATTCGTCCTCTACGCGGAGAGCGACGGCCGCGACCTGCTCGATACGTCCAACGAGATCTACGAGCGATCGTACAGCCTCCACTCGCTCAAACAGACCGTTGCCGACGAACTCGACGGGCCGACGAACGCGTATCACGGCTGGCAAAATACGCTCGAGTCGCGGGTAGCCGACCTGTTCGCGCTCATCGATCAGGGGAGCGAATCCCTGGGAATTCCCCCTGAGAAACTCTCCGTGCCGGCGTACAACGGTGGCCTGTTTCGCACCGATCCGGACGAGACCGATAGTCCGGAAGCCCGATTCCTCGCGACGCACTCCATCGGCGACGAGCATCTCGCGACCGTCATCGACCTGCTCACGCGAAGCGAGGCGATCGAGGGCGACGGCAAGACCTTCGTCGACTACTCCTCGCTCGACGTCCGCCATCTCGGCAGCATCTACGAGGGGTTACTCGAGTACCAGCTTTCGATCGCCGACGAGCCGATGGCCCTCGAGGACGGCGAATACGTCGTCGTCGAGGAGGGCGAAGCGGGCGACGATATCGCGGTTGCGGACGGCGACGTCTACCTCTCGACCGACAGCGGCAAGCGCAAAGCGACGGGGTCGTACTACACCCCCGAACCGGTCGTCGAGTACATCGTCGAGGAGACGCTCGAGCCCCTCGTCGCGGAGATTCGCCAAGACCTCGTCGGCCAGAGCGCACACGGGACAGATCGAGGCTTTGCCGACGAGTTCGCCGAGCAAGTGTTCGAACTGAACGTCCTCGACCCCGCGATGGGCAGCGGGCACTTCCTGACGAACGCCGTCGACTACCTCGCGCGAGAGATCGTCGACGCCCAGGAGCGCCAGGCGGCCCAGGACGGCCTCGAGTCGGTCGACGACGACCACGACATCAACTGGGCGCGCCGGCAGGTCGCCCAGCGGTGTATCTACGGCGTCGATCTCAACCCGCTCGCCGTCGAGTTGGCGAAGGTGTCGCTGTGGCTCCGAACGCTCGCCGCGGAGCAGCCGCTTGCGTTTCTCGACCACCACCTGAAGGCGGGGAACTCGCTGGTCGGAAGCGACATCGAGTCGATCGAGGGACTGGAGTCCGCGGGCGCAAGTGGCGGTCAAAACGCCACGTTAGCCGACTTCGGCATCGCACGAAAGGGGACGATCGAACAGTTACTTCACATCTATCAGGACTTCATCGCCATCGAGAACCGCGACCTCGCCGACGTCAAGCAGATGGAAGCCAAGTACGACGAGTTCGAGCGGAACAAACTTCGCCGGCGACTCGAAGCGATGGCGCACGTCCAGACAGCGGCTGACGTCGGCCTGTCGGTCCCGGACGGGGCGTACGAGCGGATGGCCTGGTCGCTCGAGGACGACTCCCGGTGGGCCGACCTGGAGCAAACGGAGTGGTTCCGGACGGCACGGGAGTGGGCCGCTCGCGACCGGTACTTCCACTGGCGACTCGAGTACCCGGAGGTGTTCTACACGGACTCGGGAGCCGAACGCGAGTCCGGCGGCTTCGACGCCGTCATCGGTAATCCGCCGTGGGTCAGGAGCATCACCCTCAAGCGGGCCGACGCCGACCTCTGGAACTACTACGGGACGCAGTACGAGGCCGCCTCGAGCGGGGAGTTCGACAGCTACCTCTGCTTTATCGAACACGGACTCGAGTTGCTCGCCGACGACGGCGAGTTCGGGTACATCGTCCCGAACAAGTGGCTCACGTCTCAGGCGGGCGAATCCCTCCGATCGTACCTCGGCGAACGGGGCGACCTCGAGCGACTCGTCGACTTCGGCCCCCACCAGTTGTTCGACGGCATCACGACCTACTCCTGCGTGCTCTTAGCGAACGGGGACGAAACCCAAGACGTCGACATCTGGCAGTTAGTGGAGCCAGCGTCCGAGGGGGAGACGCCGCTCCCTGACGACGACAGCGAGTGGCGCAACGGCACGGTCGACCGCGAAACGCTCGGCGAATCCCCGTGGTCGTTCGATATCGGGCCCCTCGGCGAACTCTTCGACCGACTATCCGAGAACCCGACGCTCGGCGATATCGCGAGCGTCTTCAAGGGAATCGGCACGAACGCGGACCCAGTGTATCTGCTCGAGCGAACCGAGGGGGGCTACTACTCGAGCGAACTCGAGCGGGTCGTCGAACTCGAGGACGAACTGCTCGAACCGGCGCTCAAGGGGTCGGACATCGATCGGTACACCTTCGATCGGGACCGCGTACTGCTTTTCCCGTACGAGACGACCGACGCGGGCGTCGAACTCTACTCGAAGGAGACGCTCGAGACGGAGTTCCCGAAGACCTGGTCGTACCTGACCGAGGTGCGAGAGACGCTCGAGGACAGGGAGAGCGGCCGGTACCGCGACACGCCGGAGTGGTATCAGTTCGGCCGGCCACAGAATATGCGCCGGGCCCGGGAGGCCAAAGTCGTCGTCCCCGACGTGGTCGACGAGGGGACGGCGGCGGTCGACGCGGACGGCCGCGCGATTCTGGACACGGTCTATGGCATTCAATCCGAGGCGTACGACAAGCGGTTTCTCACCGCGTTGCTCAACTCGGATCTGTTGAGCGCGTTCTTGACCCACACCGGCACCGACCTTCGTGGCGGGTACGTCCGGATGAAGACGGCCTACCTCGATCCGTTCCCCGTGCCCTCACTCGAGTTCGACGGGGCCATCGACTCGCTTTCGGCCGACCGTCTCACCGATCTCGAGGCGTACGCGACGGGCGAAATAGAGACGCTGACAATCGAACGAACACGGCCGCGAGAGCTGTACGAAACCGTCTGTAGCGCGGTCGACCGTCGCCAGCAGTACACGGCGCGATTGGACGAACTGAACCTGCGCCTGCGCGACTACCTCGGTCGGTACGACGACGGAAACGCGCTCGAGGAACTCCCCGAGTACCAGCCGCCAGCCGGCGTCGCCGATTCGATACTCTCCGAAACGACGGCGACTCGAGACGGGCTTCGACTCGGCTCCGTCGACGTCGAGGCCGGCGGGTCGACGCTGACCGTTCGCGCGAGCGCGAGATACAAACCGGACGACGACGCGGCGTTCGACACCGACCGCTGGGGGTACGCGGAAACGGCTCTCGAGCCGGCGATCACGTTCGTCGACCTCGACGACGCGACCCGAGTGCTGGTCCGAGAGTTCGTCCCAGTGGCGCTCGAGGAAGCCGACGGATTTGCCAACGTCCGAGAAACGGCAACGAAGACGAACTCGCTGATCGACCGACTGAACGCGCTCACTCTCCCCGCTGTTGGGGACGTCGAAACCGGCCTCGAGCAGTTCCGGCAGACGAAGTCGGCCGCCGAAACGCTCGAGTTCCAAATCGAGCGAGTCGATCAAGTTATTGAAGAGAGTTTGTACGACCTGTACGGCCTTACGGACGAGGAAGTCGCGGCCCTCGAGCAGGTCATCGGTGAGTGA
- a CDS encoding NAD-dependent epimerase/dehydratase family protein — MKWPVTADSSLSIREAIGRIERSESGGIVLVDDEHRLVGTATATRLRRQLFEGVSPDTGVSTVVDTSPVVVESDGTTRPYGDADDTDERAYQTPPTVAPVIDDDDRVVDVTTVGEAKNRSQPVEHESNGVETVLVVGGAGYLGSVLCRQLLANGFHVRILDPMMYGDAGIVDLVDSEQCSVVRDDARSVETVLSAIDGVDAVVHLGGIVGDPASEISPKKTLEYNLHSTQLLASLCKYHGIDRFVFASTCSVYGRAGAATGRLSEESALNPVSLYARLKIQSERVLRDLADEHFSPTILRMATVYGQSPRMRFDLVGNILPAKAHTTETIPVFGGEQYRPNVHVEDAARAYVTCLNAPLDAVADTVYNVGSNQQNYRIDELATIVADCFPDASIEYHDNHTDERSYRVEFEKIRTELGFEPERSIRDHCLELRRSFEAGAYDEYTSTRYSNYETLARAPSYEETAAVLEPPSSGPSRPAEELPSNEI, encoded by the coding sequence ATGAAATGGCCAGTCACAGCCGATTCGAGTCTATCGATCCGTGAGGCGATCGGACGGATCGAACGATCTGAATCAGGGGGTATCGTACTCGTCGACGACGAACACCGACTCGTCGGGACCGCGACAGCGACCCGACTGAGACGGCAGTTGTTCGAGGGCGTTTCGCCAGACACCGGGGTGTCGACCGTCGTGGATACGTCTCCGGTCGTCGTCGAGTCGGACGGAACGACACGCCCGTACGGAGACGCCGACGACACCGACGAACGTGCGTATCAGACCCCCCCGACTGTCGCTCCCGTCATCGACGACGACGATCGAGTGGTCGACGTCACGACCGTTGGCGAGGCGAAGAATCGATCACAGCCGGTCGAACACGAATCCAACGGGGTCGAAACGGTACTCGTCGTCGGTGGCGCGGGCTACCTCGGCTCGGTTCTGTGCCGTCAACTTCTCGCGAACGGATTCCACGTCCGGATCCTCGATCCGATGATGTACGGCGACGCTGGCATCGTCGATCTCGTCGACTCCGAACAGTGTTCGGTCGTTCGAGACGATGCGCGATCGGTCGAGACGGTACTCTCGGCGATCGACGGCGTCGACGCCGTCGTACATCTCGGCGGAATCGTCGGCGATCCGGCCTCAGAAATTTCGCCGAAGAAGACCCTCGAGTACAACCTCCACTCGACACAACTGCTCGCGTCGCTGTGTAAGTACCACGGCATCGATCGATTCGTCTTCGCGTCGACGTGTAGCGTCTACGGACGCGCCGGCGCTGCCACGGGACGGTTGTCCGAGGAGTCAGCGCTGAACCCCGTCTCGTTGTACGCGCGCCTGAAGATCCAATCCGAACGCGTGCTCCGCGACCTCGCCGACGAGCACTTTTCGCCGACGATCCTCCGAATGGCCACGGTCTACGGACAGTCGCCGCGGATGCGATTCGACCTCGTCGGAAACATTCTGCCAGCAAAGGCCCACACCACGGAGACGATACCCGTCTTCGGCGGCGAGCAGTACCGCCCGAACGTCCACGTCGAAGACGCCGCTCGAGCGTACGTGACGTGCCTGAACGCTCCGCTCGACGCCGTGGCCGACACGGTGTACAACGTCGGCTCGAACCAGCAAAATTACCGCATCGACGAACTTGCGACCATCGTGGCCGACTGTTTCCCCGACGCGTCGATCGAGTACCACGACAACCACACCGACGAGCGAAGTTACCGCGTCGAGTTCGAGAAGATTCGGACCGAACTCGGCTTCGAACCCGAGCGCTCGATTCGCGATCACTGTCTCGAGTTGCGGCGATCGTTCGAGGCTGGTGCCTACGACGAGTACACGAGCACCCGGTACAGCAACTACGAAACGCTTGCTCGAGCGCCGAGCTACGAGGAGACGGCGGCCGTCCTCGAGCCCCCGTCCTCCGGACCCAGCCGTCCGGCCGAAGAGCTCCCGTCGAACGAGATCTGA
- a CDS encoding DegT/DnrJ/EryC1/StrS family aminotransferase, which yields MSDEIPLFEIPWDESDIANATDSISRGAYWANGPYIDAFERGLEEYLGVEHAVTVNSGTTALVAALKAYGIGEGDEVIVPSFTFIATANAVRLVGATPVFADIDRRTYGLDPEHVETQVTDDTAALLPIHPFGAACDVDPLADIAAGLEVPLIEDAAEAFGGDYHGRTLGTIGDAGAFSFCQNKVLPTGEGGAVVTDDDAVARRLEQFRSHGRSSSDYFDSASSGEYTALGTNIRMSDLVASIGCSQLERVETHISNRRTVATQLSEQLRALEGVEPHTADGYGRHVYQLYTVTLDPEIDRKSVIDALDRRGIASKVYWDPGVHLTETYREEYGSEVGALPVTEEITSRVLSLPMHPNLKPQEIDRIVEGVTDGLE from the coding sequence ATGAGCGACGAGATTCCGTTGTTCGAAATCCCGTGGGATGAAAGCGACATCGCAAATGCGACCGATTCGATCTCGAGAGGTGCGTACTGGGCAAACGGACCGTACATCGACGCGTTCGAACGTGGACTCGAGGAGTACCTCGGCGTCGAGCACGCGGTGACGGTCAACTCGGGGACGACTGCGTTGGTCGCCGCGTTAAAGGCGTACGGAATCGGCGAGGGCGACGAAGTGATCGTGCCGTCGTTTACGTTCATCGCGACGGCGAACGCGGTCCGTCTCGTCGGGGCGACGCCGGTGTTTGCCGATATCGACCGACGGACGTACGGGCTCGATCCCGAGCACGTCGAGACGCAGGTAACGGACGACACGGCGGCGCTCTTACCGATTCATCCCTTCGGTGCAGCCTGCGACGTCGATCCGTTAGCGGACATTGCAGCGGGGCTCGAGGTTCCGTTGATCGAGGACGCTGCCGAGGCGTTCGGTGGCGACTATCACGGACGAACGCTGGGAACGATCGGCGACGCTGGGGCGTTTAGCTTCTGTCAGAACAAGGTGTTACCCACGGGTGAAGGCGGTGCCGTCGTTACCGACGACGATGCCGTCGCACGACGCCTCGAGCAGTTTCGGTCGCACGGTCGGTCGTCGTCGGATTACTTCGACTCGGCCAGCAGCGGCGAGTACACGGCGCTCGGGACGAACATCCGAATGTCCGATCTCGTCGCGAGTATCGGCTGTTCCCAACTCGAGCGAGTCGAGACGCACATTTCGAATCGGCGCACCGTCGCGACGCAACTCTCCGAACAGCTACGCGCGCTCGAGGGCGTCGAGCCACACACTGCCGACGGATACGGTCGGCACGTCTATCAGCTGTACACGGTGACACTCGATCCGGAAATCGACCGGAAATCCGTTATCGACGCCCTAGACCGTCGGGGAATCGCATCGAAGGTGTACTGGGATCCCGGCGTCCACCTCACCGAAACCTACCGCGAGGAATACGGGTCCGAGGTGGGAGCACTCCCGGTAACGGAGGAGATTACGAGTCGAGTACTCTCGCTTCCGATGCACCCGAACCTGAAGCCCCAGGAGATCGATCGCATCGTCGAGGGTGTCACGGACGGCCTCGAGTAA
- a CDS encoding universal stress protein → MYDAILLPTDGRPNTDRAIEEALELASVHDATLHVLYVINSAEIAPGVDFEDLESIGTDAVDHVATLAADNGLDDVRTTVTHGLRARSILEYASEHEVDVLVMGRHRGLDRLRRPSLTKQVASDASVPVLVVG, encoded by the coding sequence ATGTACGACGCGATTTTGCTCCCTACCGACGGGCGGCCAAACACCGACCGGGCAATCGAGGAGGCTCTCGAGTTGGCGTCCGTCCACGACGCAACGTTACACGTGCTCTACGTCATCAACTCCGCCGAAATCGCGCCGGGAGTCGACTTCGAGGATCTCGAGTCGATCGGCACGGACGCCGTCGATCACGTTGCAACCCTCGCCGCGGACAACGGCCTCGACGACGTTCGAACGACGGTCACACACGGCCTTCGTGCGCGGTCGATCCTCGAGTACGCATCGGAGCACGAAGTAGACGTCCTCGTCATGGGCCGACACCGCGGCCTCGATCGACTTCGTCGGCCAAGTCTCACGAAGCAAGTCGCGTCGGATGCATCCGTGCCCGTCCTCGTCGTTGGCTAA